The following proteins are encoded in a genomic region of Actinomycetota bacterium:
- a CDS encoding ABC transporter permease — MNPRRVLAIALKDLKDVVRDVRILPLILATLIPALLFRADQTPVASVAYAAADETKLPDTLRQATRGIKLKFVKAEDASEVKSLVRRDKAVVGFATGAGFDAQLAAGQAPELVIVTREDSGFRASALVTALDATVRALAGQRPAATIRPEVIPSKETGPDRIFRELGVETFMRVAFTILLVLMVALSIVPTSVTEESERKTLDALLLAAARREVIAAKAMVGLVLTAVGVPVLAAVSGLKPAQPFAYFATCALLAVSMVGVGLLVGGLMKSQAALNAWSPFLVLPLSGTAFAAAFDLPALVRPVIQALPTSHAMRLASNFASGKQVFGGQALSLAVLAVWAVGAYVVLGLRLRTRET; from the coding sequence GTGAACCCGCGGCGCGTGCTGGCCATCGCCCTCAAGGACCTCAAGGACGTCGTGCGCGACGTCCGGATCCTGCCGTTGATCCTGGCGACCCTCATCCCCGCCCTGCTGTTCCGGGCCGATCAGACGCCGGTGGCATCGGTCGCCTACGCGGCTGCCGACGAGACGAAGCTGCCCGACACGCTCAGGCAGGCTACCCGCGGAATCAAGCTGAAGTTCGTGAAGGCCGAGGATGCCTCGGAGGTGAAGTCGCTGGTCCGCCGGGACAAGGCGGTCGTGGGGTTTGCCACCGGCGCCGGCTTCGACGCCCAGCTCGCCGCCGGGCAGGCTCCCGAGCTGGTGATTGTCACGCGCGAGGACTCCGGTTTCCGGGCGTCGGCGCTCGTGACCGCCTTGGACGCCACGGTCCGCGCCCTGGCGGGGCAGCGGCCGGCGGCAACCATCCGTCCCGAGGTCATCCCGTCGAAGGAGACGGGCCCGGACCGCATCTTCCGTGAGCTGGGGGTCGAGACGTTCATGCGCGTGGCTTTCACGATCCTGCTCGTGCTCATGGTCGCCCTGAGCATCGTGCCAACCAGCGTCACGGAGGAGTCCGAGCGCAAGACCCTCGACGCCCTGCTGCTCGCGGCCGCCCGCCGGGAGGTGATCGCGGCCAAGGCGATGGTAGGTCTCGTCCTTACGGCGGTGGGAGTGCCGGTGCTGGCGGCGGTGTCGGGGCTGAAACCGGCACAACCTTTCGCCTATTTCGCCACGTGCGCCTTGTTGGCGGTCTCGATGGTGGGCGTCGGACTTCTAGTAGGCGGATTGATGAAGTCGCAGGCCGCTTTGAACGCATGGAGCCCCTTCCTCGTGCTGCCGTTGTCGGGGACGGCCTTCGCGGCGGCGTTCGACCTGCCGGCGCTGGTGCGGCCGGTCATCCAGGCGCTGCCCACCAGCCACGCGATGCGGCTTGCGTCCAACTTCGCCAGCGGCAAGCAGGTGTTCGGGGGCCAGGCACTCTCGCTGGCCGTGCTGGCGGTTTGGGCGGTCGGTGCGTACGTGGTGCTGGGCCTGCGCCTTCGGACCCGCGAGACTTAG
- a CDS encoding dihydrolipoamide acetyltransferase family protein, which translates to MATAVRMPQMGESVVEGTILKWLKSEGDKVDADDALVEVSTDKVDTEIPSPVAGVLTKILVEEGASVEVGTTICEVDEGGEAAGGAEAGTTTSEEAGSESSEGGSEAAQASPGGTDREVAASGDGQKAAAPSGVPAAQSTGAGSDPVEQSESTDTDPSGEPHPESPGSNPPRAPAVSSPSRGGPPTRSGEGRPGGQLSPLVRRLAREHDVDLSQVRGSGPGGRITKQDVIDHADGRGSAPAAPPAAPQAPAAQPGRPGQQSPPAVRQAAGERDEVQPLTHIRKRIAEHMVKSLQTSARAWNAVEVDMENIARLRAQVNPEFKKREGMSLTYLPFIVRACVDALAHVPMVNASVSADLTEATLHHYVNVGVAVATDYGLIVPVVKGAETMTVVGISRAIADIANKARNKSLAPDDVGGSTFTITNPGPFGSYLSVPVINQPNVAILSTEAVEQRVAVVDGMIAIRHRTFLSMSWDHRLLDGSDAMRFLARLKENLETWDFAREVVQP; encoded by the coding sequence ATGGCGACTGCGGTCCGTATGCCCCAGATGGGAGAGTCCGTCGTCGAGGGCACGATCCTGAAGTGGCTCAAGTCCGAAGGCGACAAGGTTGACGCAGACGACGCGCTGGTCGAGGTGTCCACCGACAAGGTGGACACAGAAATTCCGTCGCCCGTGGCCGGCGTCCTTACCAAGATCCTCGTCGAGGAGGGGGCCTCCGTGGAGGTGGGAACCACCATCTGCGAGGTGGACGAAGGCGGTGAGGCCGCCGGTGGTGCCGAGGCCGGTACCACCACCAGCGAGGAGGCGGGCTCGGAGTCCAGCGAAGGCGGCTCTGAGGCCGCGCAGGCCTCGCCGGGCGGAACGGATCGCGAGGTGGCCGCCAGTGGCGACGGGCAGAAGGCCGCTGCGCCGTCCGGGGTCCCCGCCGCACAGTCCACGGGAGCGGGATCCGACCCCGTCGAGCAGTCGGAGTCCACGGACACCGACCCCAGCGGCGAGCCCCACCCGGAGTCGCCCGGGTCGAACCCGCCCCGGGCCCCGGCTGTCAGCTCGCCTTCGCGCGGCGGTCCCCCCACCAGGAGCGGCGAGGGCCGTCCGGGCGGGCAGCTGTCACCGCTCGTCCGGCGACTGGCGCGCGAGCACGACGTGGACCTGTCCCAGGTCCGGGGGTCCGGACCCGGAGGCCGCATCACCAAGCAGGACGTCATCGACCACGCGGACGGACGCGGCTCGGCCCCCGCGGCGCCGCCGGCTGCGCCCCAGGCGCCCGCGGCCCAACCGGGACGCCCCGGACAGCAGTCGCCGCCCGCGGTCCGGCAGGCCGCCGGCGAGCGCGACGAGGTGCAGCCGCTCACGCACATCCGCAAGCGGATCGCCGAGCACATGGTCAAGTCGCTGCAGACATCGGCGCGCGCCTGGAACGCCGTCGAGGTGGACATGGAGAACATCGCCCGGCTGCGTGCCCAGGTGAACCCGGAGTTCAAAAAGCGCGAGGGGATGTCCCTGACGTACCTGCCGTTTATCGTCCGGGCCTGCGTGGACGCGCTGGCACACGTCCCGATGGTCAACGCGAGCGTCAGCGCCGACCTTACCGAGGCGACGCTGCACCACTACGTGAACGTCGGCGTCGCGGTGGCCACCGACTACGGGCTGATCGTCCCTGTGGTCAAGGGGGCCGAGACGATGACGGTGGTCGGGATCTCCAGGGCTATCGCCGACATCGCGAACAAGGCGCGCAACAAGTCCCTGGCCCCCGACGACGTGGGGGGATCCACGTTCACGATCACCAACCCCGGGCCGTTCGGGTCCTACCTGTCGGTGCCCGTGATCAACCAGCCCAACGTGGCGATCCTGTCCACGGAGGCCGTGGAGCAGCGCGTGGCCGTGGTGGACGGGATGATCGCGATTCGCCACCGGACGTTTTTGTCGATGTCCTGGGACCACCGCCTGCTGGACGGCTCCGACGCGATGAGGTTCCTGGCCCGTCTGAAGGAGAACCTCGAGACGTGGGACTTCGCGCGCGAGGTGGTGCAGCCGTAG
- a CDS encoding type II toxin-antitoxin system HicB family antitoxin: protein MRYLVIVEETETGFSAYSPDLPGCIATAASLLELEREMTEAIRFHIEGLRLEGSEVPGPRSSSTYVDVPA, encoded by the coding sequence ATGAGGTACCTGGTGATCGTGGAGGAGACGGAGACTGGATTCTCCGCCTACTCACCCGATCTGCCCGGATGCATCGCCACAGCAGCGTCTCTTCTGGAACTGGAACGGGAGATGACTGAGGCCATTCGATTCCACATCGAGGGATTGCGCCTCGAAGGATCCGAGGTTCCCGGACCCCGCAGTTCTTCGACCTACGTCGACGTCCCCGCCTGA
- a CDS encoding DinB family protein produces MKRREKLVAAPLEGYEPEVGAALWRLDEGRERTLRVLEDLPEGCLDAESGGNTIGTVLYHVALIEADWLFVDILEQAIPPELQRVLPADDRDHQGVLTAVRGESIDQLLSRLDLVRGTLRTRLRGMTQDDFHRPRACPNYDVSPAWVLHHLAQHEAEHRGEIGSIISRVAQATSREVVRSEGFSLDEMVAAVRRASGQFVGLVRSLTPEEGQLPVPAMDWSVSQTASHLIGIVMRGTGDRRRAASVEALGQLNRQQIDELAMSDPAEIADRLEARLETQLGLLSKATGDEAFELHAGLVTDVRTALSYELCDFLLHGLDIARATGRPWTIDPADAALDLRALLPALEPWVRPEVHSGKAQEAEFSFPGPDRAICIEVGGGLYRVTTKPADGSAPEVDPVELLLAVSKRGKGSDPTVAAIASWYKPT; encoded by the coding sequence ATGAAGCGCAGGGAGAAGCTCGTTGCCGCACCGCTGGAAGGCTACGAGCCGGAGGTGGGAGCGGCCCTCTGGAGGCTTGACGAGGGTCGCGAAAGAACCCTGCGCGTCCTGGAGGACCTGCCTGAGGGCTGCCTCGACGCGGAATCAGGGGGCAACACCATCGGGACCGTTCTGTACCACGTCGCCTTGATCGAGGCGGACTGGCTGTTCGTGGACATCCTCGAGCAGGCCATCCCGCCGGAGCTGCAACGCGTGCTCCCGGCAGACGACCGCGATCACCAGGGAGTCCTGACTGCGGTCCGCGGCGAGTCCATCGATCAGCTCCTGTCGCGTCTGGACCTGGTCCGCGGGACGCTGCGGACGCGCCTGCGCGGGATGACGCAGGACGACTTCCACCGACCGCGGGCGTGCCCGAACTACGACGTGTCACCGGCGTGGGTATTGCACCACCTGGCCCAGCACGAAGCCGAGCACCGCGGCGAGATCGGGTCCATCATCTCGCGGGTCGCCCAGGCGACGTCCCGGGAGGTCGTTCGGTCGGAGGGGTTCTCCCTGGACGAGATGGTGGCTGCGGTCCGGCGGGCGTCGGGTCAGTTCGTCGGGCTGGTGCGGTCGCTCACCCCCGAGGAGGGACAACTGCCGGTACCGGCGATGGACTGGAGCGTGTCGCAAACGGCTTCGCACCTCATCGGCATCGTCATGCGCGGCACAGGCGACCGGCGCCGCGCTGCCTCCGTCGAGGCTCTCGGGCAACTGAATCGTCAGCAGATCGACGAGCTCGCCATGAGCGACCCGGCAGAGATCGCCGACCGGCTCGAGGCGCGGCTGGAGACGCAGCTGGGCCTGCTGTCAAAGGCGACCGGGGACGAGGCCTTCGAGCTGCACGCCGGCCTGGTCACCGACGTCCGGACGGCGCTGTCCTACGAGCTGTGCGACTTTCTGCTCCACGGCTTGGACATCGCTCGCGCGACCGGACGCCCCTGGACGATCGACCCGGCCGACGCGGCCCTGGACCTGCGGGCGCTGCTGCCCGCGCTTGAGCCTTGGGTCCGTCCGGAGGTCCACTCGGGCAAGGCTCAGGAAGCGGAGTTCTCGTTCCCGGGCCCGGACCGCGCGATCTGCATCGAGGTCGGTGGGGGCCTGTACCGGGTGACGACGAAGCCCGCGGACGGCTCGGCCCCCGAGGTCGATCCCGTCGAGCTGCTCTTGGCCGTGTCGAAGCGCGGGAAGGGGTCGGACCCAACCGTCGCCGCGATCGCCTCCTGGTACAAGCCGACTTGA
- the lipB gene encoding lipoyl(octanoyl) transferase LipB: MRSLDAVWLGTVPYADALGLQSRLHESRQRDEAADTLLQLEHSSVFTIGRRGTRGDVLWDEATLAERGVEVHEADRGGMVTYHGPGQLVGYPIVHLGPTPDLERYVRDLEAVLIDALAGFGVTGERVQGRSGVWIGTRKIGAIGVKVSRGVTKHGYALNVSTDLSYFGGIVPCGITDRGVTSIQELTGAAPDANAVGDAVAASFADVFVYQLRPRSALEVSA; encoded by the coding sequence GTGCGCAGCCTCGACGCCGTCTGGCTCGGGACCGTCCCCTACGCAGACGCCCTCGGCCTCCAATCGCGCCTCCACGAATCGCGCCAGCGAGACGAGGCTGCGGACACGCTGCTGCAGCTGGAGCACTCCAGCGTGTTCACGATCGGACGCCGGGGCACGCGAGGCGACGTCCTGTGGGACGAGGCGACGCTCGCGGAGCGGGGAGTGGAGGTCCACGAGGCGGACCGCGGCGGCATGGTCACCTACCACGGCCCCGGACAGCTGGTCGGCTACCCGATCGTCCACCTCGGCCCGACGCCCGACCTGGAGCGCTACGTCCGTGACCTGGAGGCGGTGCTGATCGATGCCCTGGCCGGGTTCGGTGTCACCGGCGAGCGGGTGCAGGGCAGGTCGGGGGTCTGGATCGGCACCCGGAAGATCGGCGCGATCGGCGTGAAGGTCAGCCGCGGCGTCACAAAGCACGGCTACGCGCTCAACGTGTCCACCGACCTCTCTTACTTCGGCGGGATCGTCCCCTGCGGGATCACCGACCGCGGGGTGACGTCGATTCAGGAGCTGACGGGGGCCGCACCGGATGCGAACGCGGTCGGAGACGCGGTGGCCGCTTCGTTCGCAGACGTCTTCGTGTACCAGCTCCGTCCACGCTCGGCTCTGGAGGTATCCGCTTGA
- a CDS encoding VOC family protein gives MPAAPDGPRVTEVARFSSDVVAAAGFYERLLQVSPVSAGPGHTEFQVGDVKLLVHEAYEPDPSDPLDPGSRDHVAFAVEDLEAACARMREAGVEVVGPQDYDWGRSAYLTDPDGRMVELHEAPGPPEA, from the coding sequence GTGCCTGCGGCGCCTGACGGCCCGCGGGTGACGGAGGTGGCCAGGTTCTCCTCGGACGTCGTCGCCGCGGCCGGGTTCTACGAGCGCCTGCTGCAGGTCTCCCCGGTCAGCGCCGGGCCCGGGCACACGGAGTTCCAGGTCGGGGACGTGAAGCTGCTTGTCCACGAAGCCTACGAACCGGACCCCTCCGACCCACTGGACCCCGGTTCGCGCGACCACGTCGCCTTCGCGGTGGAGGACCTGGAGGCTGCATGCGCGCGCATGCGGGAGGCGGGAGTGGAGGTCGTGGGACCCCAGGACTACGACTGGGGTCGCAGCGCCTACCTCACCGACCCCGACGGCCGCATGGTCGAACTCCACGAGGCGCCGGGCCCCCCGGAGGCCTGA
- the lipA gene encoding lipoyl synthase, translated as MRRPLDVSSAGAPATDAPRGGMGCASGAGRMSGTRARLREGRALGPQPKPEWLKVKVRTGPNYLDLKRLMREHGLHTVCEESGPCPNIYECWEQRTATFLILGNVCTRRCTFCDIITGRPPELDEQEPERVAKAVAAVGLKYAVVTGVARDDIRLDGGASIWAETIRAIRRHNPACGVEVLTPDFRAMPHAVRAVVEAEPDVFAHNLETVRRLHRTVRKGFDYDRSLEVLRLAKIFRPQQVTKAGMILGMGETIGEVRDSLVELRDAQVDLVTMGQYLSPSRAHPQVDRYVDPDEFAELGEFARGLGFAHVESGPLVRSSYHAREQEQAGRACGA; from the coding sequence TTGAGACGGCCGCTCGACGTTTCCTCGGCCGGTGCTCCCGCCACCGATGCGCCCCGCGGCGGCATGGGGTGCGCGTCCGGCGCCGGCAGGATGTCCGGCACCCGGGCCCGCCTGCGCGAGGGACGTGCCCTCGGCCCCCAGCCCAAGCCGGAGTGGCTGAAGGTCAAGGTCCGCACCGGGCCCAACTACCTGGATCTCAAGCGCCTTATGCGCGAGCACGGCCTGCACACCGTCTGCGAGGAGTCCGGACCCTGCCCCAACATCTACGAGTGCTGGGAGCAGCGGACGGCGACCTTCCTGATCCTTGGCAACGTCTGCACCCGGCGATGCACGTTCTGCGACATCATCACCGGCCGCCCCCCCGAGCTCGACGAGCAGGAGCCCGAGCGTGTTGCCAAGGCGGTTGCCGCCGTGGGGCTGAAGTACGCGGTCGTGACCGGCGTCGCCCGCGATGACATCCGTCTAGACGGAGGGGCGTCCATCTGGGCCGAGACGATCCGGGCCATCCGGCGGCACAACCCAGCCTGCGGCGTCGAGGTCCTGACCCCCGACTTCCGCGCCATGCCGCACGCCGTCCGCGCCGTCGTGGAGGCCGAGCCGGACGTGTTCGCGCACAATCTTGAGACGGTCCGACGCCTGCACCGGACGGTCCGCAAGGGGTTTGACTACGACAGGTCGCTCGAGGTCCTGCGCCTGGCCAAGATCTTCCGCCCCCAGCAGGTCACCAAGGCCGGAATGATCCTCGGGATGGGCGAGACCATCGGCGAGGTCCGGGACTCGCTGGTGGAGCTGCGCGACGCGCAGGTGGACCTGGTGACGATGGGGCAGTACCTGTCCCCCTCGCGGGCGCACCCCCAGGTGGACCGCTACGTGGACCCGGACGAGTTCGCCGAGCTGGGGGAGTTCGCCCGGGGGCTGGGGTTCGCTCACGTCGAGTCCGGACCGCTGGTTCGGTCGTCCTACCACGCCCGCGAGCAGGAACAGGCCGGACGTGCCTGCGGCGCCTGA
- a CDS encoding ABC transporter ATP-binding protein has protein sequence MAAPAIEVDGLHKHYKDVRALDGVSFGVEAGEIFGLLGHNGAGKTTTIRILTGRARPTQGRARVAGHDPWTDRALVRPLVNAVFEDQNLYERLTGKENLAVFADLYAQPRSRVDELLELVGLTESGGRKVKSYSTGMRQRLLVARALVNRPKILFCDEPTRALDPVSAREVRDLLSQLAAEGTTVLLTTHDLEDADTLCRRVAFISQGRIVACDTPRDLKLRYGERTATVLLEDRTEHVLDLAASADARRLGTWMRAGQVLSLHSNEGTLEDVFLALAGRPL, from the coding sequence GTGGCGGCCCCCGCGATCGAAGTCGACGGACTTCACAAGCACTACAAGGACGTACGCGCGCTGGACGGCGTCTCGTTCGGGGTGGAGGCGGGCGAGATCTTCGGCCTGCTGGGGCACAACGGCGCCGGCAAGACCACGACGATCAGGATCCTCACCGGGCGGGCGCGTCCGACTCAAGGGCGGGCCCGCGTGGCGGGACACGACCCATGGACGGATCGGGCCCTGGTTCGCCCGCTGGTGAACGCGGTGTTCGAGGACCAGAACCTCTACGAGCGGCTGACCGGCAAGGAGAACCTGGCCGTGTTCGCCGACCTGTACGCGCAGCCGCGATCGCGGGTGGACGAGCTTCTGGAGCTGGTCGGGCTGACGGAGTCCGGGGGCCGGAAGGTGAAGTCCTATTCGACGGGCATGCGCCAGCGCCTCCTCGTGGCGCGCGCGCTGGTGAACCGTCCGAAGATCCTGTTCTGCGACGAGCCGACCAGGGCGCTTGACCCCGTCTCGGCGCGGGAGGTGCGCGACCTGCTGTCCCAGCTGGCCGCCGAGGGGACGACGGTGCTGCTTACCACCCACGACCTGGAGGACGCCGACACCCTTTGCAGACGGGTGGCCTTCATCAGCCAGGGCCGGATAGTCGCCTGCGACACGCCCCGGGACCTCAAGCTGCGATACGGGGAGCGGACCGCGACCGTGCTGCTCGAGGACCGCACCGAGCACGTCCTGGATTTGGCCGCCTCCGCGGACGCGCGGCGGCTGGGGACGTGGATGCGCGCGGGACAGGTGCTGTCCCTTCACTCCAACGAAGGCACCTTGGAGGACGTTTTCCTGGCTCTGGCGGGCAGGCCGCTGTGA
- a CDS encoding PQQ-dependent sugar dehydrogenase → MRIRAVRVAMAVSAMALVMSLAPAPVGSQVPVPVPLLRLTPVATLQMPVATATRPGDNALYVAEQTGRVMAIHDGVVDPAPALDLTGQISSGGERGLLGLVFSRDGSLMYVNFTDPAGDTRVSEFRMSGGRADHASRRDLLFIDQPFANHNGGALAFGPGGHLYIATGDGGSGGDPQNNGQSLNTLLGKILRIDPRPSGTAAYTIPAGNPFVGVAGARPEIWSYGLRNPWRFSFDRVTGDIWIGDVGQNLWEEIDYRPASSLGGENYGWRQMEGTHPYNGGTEPPNHVPPIHEYANDRGTCAVTGGYVYRGTRIPSLQGTYVYSDYCLGTLRGLRQVAGTKVSDADLGAAAPLVASFGEDGSGELYVLSLGGPVFRIDPVLV, encoded by the coding sequence GTGAGGATCCGCGCGGTTCGTGTGGCGATGGCTGTGTCGGCCATGGCTCTGGTGATGTCGCTGGCCCCTGCTCCCGTGGGTTCTCAGGTCCCGGTTCCCGTGCCGCTTCTGCGTCTGACGCCGGTCGCCACCCTCCAGATGCCGGTCGCCACGGCGACCCGGCCCGGGGACAACGCCCTTTACGTGGCAGAGCAGACGGGCCGCGTCATGGCCATCCACGATGGGGTCGTGGACCCGGCTCCCGCGCTGGACCTCACGGGCCAGATCTCCTCGGGCGGTGAGCGGGGACTACTCGGCCTGGTCTTCTCCCGGGACGGATCCCTGATGTACGTCAACTTCACCGACCCTGCGGGGGACACACGGGTGTCGGAGTTCCGGATGTCGGGGGGCCGGGCCGATCACGCTTCCCGCCGCGACCTTCTGTTCATCGACCAGCCCTTCGCCAACCACAACGGGGGGGCCCTGGCCTTCGGGCCGGGCGGCCACCTGTACATCGCGACCGGCGATGGGGGCAGCGGCGGCGACCCGCAGAACAACGGCCAATCGCTCAACACGCTTCTCGGAAAGATCCTGCGGATCGACCCCCGCCCTTCCGGGACGGCCGCCTACACCATCCCGGCGGGCAACCCGTTCGTGGGCGTGGCGGGGGCGCGTCCGGAGATCTGGTCGTACGGGCTGCGCAACCCGTGGCGGTTTTCCTTCGACAGGGTCACCGGCGACATCTGGATCGGCGACGTGGGACAGAACCTGTGGGAGGAGATCGACTACCGGCCCGCCTCCAGCCTCGGAGGCGAGAACTACGGCTGGCGTCAGATGGAGGGCACGCACCCCTACAACGGGGGGACGGAACCGCCCAACCACGTGCCGCCCATCCACGAGTACGCAAACGACCGGGGGACGTGCGCGGTGACCGGGGGCTACGTGTACCGCGGCACGCGGATTCCGTCGCTTCAGGGCACCTACGTCTACTCGGACTACTGCCTCGGAACGCTGCGGGGCCTGCGCCAAGTCGCCGGGACGAAGGTCTCCGATGCGGACCTGGGGGCCGCCGCTCCCCTCGTGGCTTCGTTCGGAGAGGACGGTTCCGGCGAACTGTACGTCCTGTCGCTCGGGGGCCCGGTGTTTCGCATCGACCCGGTACTCGTCTGA
- the acs gene encoding acetate--CoA ligase: MADETQIDALLTEQRTFEPPAAFRDAAVVRSPAVYEAAEAGFEEFWAEQATEVVTWFEPWDKALDWKPPFAKWFVGAQLNVSYNCLDRHLDAGFGNKVAYFWEGEPGDTRTITYRDLYEETCRVANALKELGVGKGDRVAIYMGMVPELPAVMLACTRIGAPHTVVFGGFSAEALSGRINDAKASVLVTADGAWRRGETVPLKRNADEALKDTPSIQKVLVLKRTENDVEFTEGRDVWYHDIVPRQEPACPPEHVDSEHPLYILYTSGTTAKPKGILHTTGGYLVGVATTHRWVFDLKPNEDVYWCAADIGWVTGHSYIVYGPLCNGATSILYEGAPDWPERDRLWAIADRYKATILYTAPTAIRAFMKWGTKYPEAHDLSSLRLLGSVGEPINPEAWVWYHKHIGGGRCPVVDTWWQTETGAIMITPLPGLTKLKPGSATHPFPGIEADVVDGEGRSVRLGGAGYLVLKRPWPSMLRTIYGDDQRYVDTYWSKFKGMYFAGDGAKRDTEGYFWLLGRVDDVMNVAGHRISTYEVESALVDHPSVAEAAVVGRVGDDRAEHIVAFVTLKSDAPGDEGILAALREHVSDKIGKIARPAMIVLTDDLPKTRSGKIMRRLLRDVAEGRPLGDVTTLANETVVEEIREKASARAGADED, translated from the coding sequence ATGGCCGACGAGACGCAGATCGACGCGCTGCTCACCGAGCAGCGGACCTTCGAGCCGCCGGCTGCCTTCCGCGACGCAGCGGTGGTGCGCTCGCCGGCCGTGTATGAGGCGGCCGAGGCCGGCTTCGAGGAGTTCTGGGCGGAGCAGGCGACCGAGGTCGTCACGTGGTTTGAGCCGTGGGACAAGGCCCTGGACTGGAAGCCGCCCTTCGCCAAGTGGTTCGTGGGAGCCCAGCTCAACGTGTCCTACAACTGCCTGGATCGGCACCTGGACGCCGGGTTCGGCAACAAGGTCGCCTACTTCTGGGAGGGCGAGCCCGGTGACACCAGGACGATCACCTACCGCGACCTGTACGAGGAGACCTGCCGCGTCGCCAACGCCCTGAAAGAGTTGGGGGTCGGCAAGGGCGACCGGGTCGCGATCTACATGGGGATGGTCCCGGAGCTGCCGGCGGTGATGCTGGCCTGCACGCGGATCGGCGCGCCCCACACGGTGGTGTTCGGGGGCTTCTCCGCCGAGGCGCTGTCAGGAAGGATCAACGACGCGAAGGCGTCGGTGCTGGTCACGGCCGACGGGGCGTGGCGGCGGGGCGAGACGGTCCCCCTGAAGCGCAACGCCGACGAGGCGCTGAAGGACACCCCGAGTATCCAAAAGGTCCTGGTGCTGAAGCGCACGGAGAACGACGTCGAGTTCACCGAAGGACGTGACGTCTGGTACCACGACATAGTCCCTAGGCAGGAACCGGCGTGCCCCCCCGAGCACGTGGATTCCGAGCACCCGCTGTACATCCTTTACACCTCCGGCACCACCGCGAAGCCAAAGGGGATCCTGCACACCACCGGCGGCTACCTCGTGGGAGTGGCGACGACGCACCGGTGGGTGTTCGACCTAAAGCCGAATGAGGACGTCTACTGGTGCGCAGCCGACATCGGCTGGGTCACCGGGCACAGCTACATCGTCTACGGCCCCCTGTGCAACGGCGCGACCTCAATCCTGTACGAGGGCGCGCCGGACTGGCCGGAGCGCGACCGGCTGTGGGCGATCGCCGACCGGTACAAGGCCACGATCCTGTACACGGCCCCCACCGCGATCCGGGCCTTCATGAAGTGGGGCACGAAGTACCCCGAGGCGCACGACCTGTCCTCGCTGCGGCTGCTGGGTTCGGTCGGTGAGCCGATCAACCCCGAAGCCTGGGTCTGGTACCACAAACACATCGGCGGGGGCCGGTGCCCCGTCGTGGACACCTGGTGGCAGACCGAGACGGGGGCGATCATGATCACTCCCCTGCCGGGGCTGACGAAGCTCAAGCCGGGGTCGGCCACCCACCCGTTCCCCGGGATCGAGGCCGACGTCGTCGACGGCGAGGGACGGTCGGTGCGGCTCGGCGGCGCCGGGTACCTGGTCCTGAAGCGTCCATGGCCGTCGATGCTGCGAACCATCTACGGCGATGACCAGCGCTATGTGGACACCTATTGGTCGAAGTTCAAGGGGATGTACTTCGCCGGTGACGGAGCCAAGCGCGATACAGAGGGCTACTTCTGGCTCCTGGGACGCGTGGACGACGTGATGAACGTCGCCGGACACCGCATCTCGACCTACGAGGTGGAGAGCGCCCTGGTGGACCACCCCTCAGTCGCTGAGGCCGCCGTGGTAGGACGCGTGGGAGACGACCGGGCCGAGCACATCGTTGCCTTCGTGACGCTGAAGTCCGATGCTCCGGGCGACGAAGGGATCCTGGCCGCCCTGCGGGAGCACGTGTCGGACAAGATCGGCAAGATCGCGCGTCCGGCGATGATCGTGCTGACCGACGACCTGCCGAAGACCAGGTCGGGAAAGATCATGCGGCGGCTGCTGCGCGACGTAGCCGAAGGCCGGCCACTCGGCGACGTCACGACGCTGGCCAACGAGACGGTCGTCGAGGAGATCAGGGAGAAGGCTTCGGCGCGGGCGGGGGCCGACGAGGACTAG